The following proteins are co-located in the Rhodococcus opacus B4 genome:
- a CDS encoding nuclear transport factor 2 family protein, protein MATGFALTELTARYARAVDRREAATLAALFDTDATFVLPPALTGTGAASELRGNVVLAAAVVDAVSHLQSTRHVVHQQVIDVDGSTASGETYCTAHHVYASRNGCRDNRIALCYHDHYVLGDAGWTFSRRELIVDFSEDVPVTVPD, encoded by the coding sequence ATGGCCACCGGATTCGCTCTCACCGAACTCACCGCCCGCTACGCGCGGGCCGTCGACCGGCGCGAGGCGGCGACGCTCGCGGCGCTGTTCGACACCGACGCGACATTCGTCCTTCCCCCCGCGCTGACGGGCACCGGCGCGGCAAGCGAACTCCGCGGCAACGTGGTGCTCGCAGCCGCCGTCGTCGACGCGGTCTCGCATCTGCAGTCCACCCGGCACGTCGTCCACCAGCAGGTGATCGACGTGGACGGGTCGACGGCGTCGGGCGAGACGTACTGCACGGCGCATCACGTCTATGCGAGTCGAAACGGCTGCCGCGACAACCGGATCGCGTTGTGCTACCACGACCACTACGTGCTCGGCGACGCCGGCTGGACGTTCTCCCGGCGCGAGCTGATCGTCGACTTCAGCGAGGACGTGCCGGTCACCGTGCCGGACTGA
- a CDS encoding SDR family NAD(P)-dependent oxidoreductase, translated as MGKLDGKVALITGAGQGIGQGIALALAKEGAAIAVAGRTESKLHGTCRMLEEFGARSEPVVCDVSRREDIASAVERTVDAFGGVDILVNNANDCRPGPILSVIDEEYERSFATGPLATLRMMQSCHPHMVSRGGGVIVNLVTSAAVRWDASNYGAYGSIKEGMRSLTRSAACEWGRDGIRVLSVAPHAKSPALARWMDTNPDEAAEFVAGIPLGRVGDPESDIGRAVVFLVGEDAGYLTGATIPLDGGQSRWG; from the coding sequence ATGGGCAAGCTCGACGGCAAGGTTGCGTTGATCACGGGTGCGGGGCAGGGGATCGGACAGGGCATTGCCCTGGCCCTCGCGAAGGAGGGTGCGGCGATCGCCGTCGCCGGGCGCACGGAATCGAAACTGCACGGCACCTGCCGGATGCTCGAGGAATTCGGTGCCCGCAGCGAACCGGTGGTGTGCGACGTGAGCAGGCGAGAGGACATCGCGTCCGCCGTCGAGCGGACCGTGGACGCGTTCGGCGGCGTCGACATCCTGGTCAACAACGCCAACGACTGCAGACCCGGACCGATCCTGTCGGTGATCGACGAGGAGTACGAGCGGTCGTTCGCGACGGGACCGCTCGCGACGCTGCGCATGATGCAGTCGTGCCACCCGCACATGGTTTCGCGCGGCGGCGGCGTGATCGTCAACCTCGTCACGTCGGCGGCGGTGCGCTGGGACGCGAGCAACTACGGCGCCTACGGTTCGATCAAGGAGGGCATGCGTTCGCTGACCAGGTCGGCGGCCTGCGAGTGGGGCCGGGACGGTATCCGGGTGCTGTCTGTCGCCCCGCACGCGAAGAGTCCGGCGCTCGCGCGGTGGATGGACACCAACCCGGACGAGGCGGCCGAGTTCGTGGCGGGCATCCCGCTGGGCCGGGTCGGCGACCCCGAATCCGACATCGGCCGGGCTGTCGTCTTCCTCGTCGGCGAGGACGCCGGCTACCTCACCGGCGCCACCATCCCCCTGGACGGCGGGCAGTCCCGTTGGGGCTGA
- a CDS encoding MaoC/PaaZ C-terminal domain-containing protein, which translates to MTTTERTTAGAWRGEDLGTRTVSYDERDAILYALSVGARATELDLVFEERLRVLPTFALTLAQWAPDELGSRGAFDTKTALHGSQELTVLAPLPRRGEIALSASVGEVWDKGSAAVFDVRVESELFVATWSLFAPGAGGFGGDRGPAKPSRPEGEPVVQTVLRTAENQAALYRLTGDRHHIHIDPAAAERIGQPRPIMHGLCTLAASTVALARELGVHPADLVRLEGRFAAPVYPGDAPSLRAWGDAGDASFELVAGDRPVIAGARAAFG; encoded by the coding sequence ATGACGACAACCGAGCGCACGACTGCCGGAGCATGGCGAGGGGAGGACCTCGGCACGCGCACCGTGAGTTACGACGAGCGCGACGCCATCCTGTACGCGCTGTCGGTGGGTGCGCGGGCCACCGAACTGGACCTCGTCTTCGAGGAGCGCCTGCGGGTGCTGCCCACGTTCGCGCTCACCCTCGCCCAGTGGGCGCCGGACGAACTGGGGTCGCGGGGCGCCTTCGACACGAAGACGGCGCTGCACGGCTCGCAGGAACTGACGGTGCTCGCACCGCTCCCGCGGCGCGGCGAGATCGCGTTGTCGGCGTCGGTCGGGGAGGTGTGGGACAAAGGCTCGGCGGCCGTGTTCGACGTGCGCGTCGAGTCCGAGCTCTTCGTCGCCACCTGGTCGCTGTTCGCGCCCGGGGCCGGCGGGTTCGGCGGCGACCGCGGTCCCGCGAAACCGTCACGGCCCGAGGGCGAACCGGTGGTACAGACGGTTCTGCGGACCGCGGAGAATCAGGCGGCGCTGTACCGGCTGACCGGGGACCGGCACCACATCCACATCGACCCGGCGGCGGCCGAGCGGATCGGGCAGCCGCGGCCGATCATGCACGGGCTGTGCACCCTCGCCGCGAGCACGGTGGCGCTGGCGCGGGAGCTGGGCGTGCACCCGGCCGACCTCGTCCGGCTGGAGGGGCGGTTCGCGGCACCGGTGTACCCGGGCGACGCGCCGTCCCTGCGGGCGTGGGGCGACGCTGGTGATGCGTCGTTCGAACTCGTCGCCGGCGACCGCCCGGTGATCGCCGGCGCCCGCGCCGCGTTCGGCTGA
- a CDS encoding LLM class F420-dependent oxidoreductase, which produces MKLGVVIPVELGRAGEPEWILEFARAAESLGFDEISAVEHSVVIADTTSDYPYSPTGKSHLPDDCSLPDPLELLSFVAGATTTLGLATGVLVLPNHHPVVLAKRLATLDRLSAGRLRICLGLGWMREEIEACGGDFDRRGSVADEAIAVMRALWSGTGPVDFAGEHFSFSGAHSWPKPRRESGVPLYIGGHSPAAARRAGRLGDGFQPLGLAGDDLDGAIARMRAAAADAGRDPADVDLVLGATLPRLDEARLDRSRELGAGRLVLSASRHAQSLGQVVDEMAACAARLGLSPAR; this is translated from the coding sequence ATGAAACTGGGTGTGGTGATTCCCGTCGAACTGGGACGGGCGGGCGAGCCCGAGTGGATACTCGAATTCGCCCGGGCCGCGGAATCACTGGGATTCGACGAGATCTCCGCCGTCGAGCACTCGGTCGTCATCGCCGACACGACGAGCGACTATCCATACTCGCCCACCGGGAAGTCGCACCTGCCTGACGACTGCAGCCTCCCGGACCCGCTGGAACTGCTGTCGTTCGTCGCCGGGGCAACGACGACCCTGGGTCTGGCGACGGGAGTGCTGGTCCTGCCCAATCACCACCCGGTGGTGCTGGCGAAACGCCTCGCCACCCTGGACCGGCTGTCCGCGGGGCGCCTGCGCATCTGCCTCGGTCTCGGCTGGATGCGCGAGGAGATCGAGGCCTGCGGCGGCGACTTCGACCGGCGCGGGTCCGTCGCAGACGAGGCGATCGCGGTGATGCGGGCGCTGTGGTCGGGCACCGGCCCGGTCGACTTCGCGGGCGAGCACTTCTCCTTCTCGGGCGCCCACAGCTGGCCCAAACCGCGCCGGGAGTCGGGCGTGCCGCTCTATATCGGGGGACACAGCCCGGCGGCCGCGCGCCGGGCCGGACGACTCGGTGACGGGTTCCAGCCGCTCGGCCTGGCCGGCGACGACCTGGACGGGGCGATCGCCCGGATGCGGGCGGCGGCAGCGGACGCCGGACGCGACCCCGCCGACGTCGACCTCGTGCTGGGCGCCACGCTGCCGCGGCTGGACGAGGCCCGGCTCGATCGGTCCCGGGAACTGGGCGCCGGCCGGCTGGTGCTCTCGGCGTCCCGGCACGCGCAGTCTCTCGGCCAGGTCGTCGACGAGATGGCCGCCTGCGCGGCGCGATTGGGACTCAGTCCGGCACGGTGA
- a CDS encoding acyl-CoA dehydrogenase family protein — MDFTFSEEQEAVRGLAADVFAARSRPERIKEIESTADRIDRELWRELATTGLLGIALPENLGGGGAGLAELCVLLEEQGRHVAPVPVWPHVLGALAVSEFGTRQQRETLVPSAADGSRILTVGLEEFGPNTPGEPSTTAREVDGRWQVHGAKAAVPVAHVAERLLVTAATGTGPGLFLVERGAVGVTAQQAESTTHEICANVTFDAAPAEPLGPADGTAVRWLLDRAELAVAALQLGVGEGAVRRAVTYLNGRTQFGRPLATFQAVTHQLADCYIDLEAMRVTLWQAVWLLANGEDPGTAVLVAKWWATDGGQRVVHRTQHVHGGIGVDTDYPVHRHLLWGKQLAATLGGASSDLARLGALLAAGVEVVA; from the coding sequence ATGGACTTCACATTCAGCGAGGAGCAGGAGGCGGTGCGCGGACTGGCCGCCGACGTGTTCGCCGCCAGGTCGCGACCCGAGCGGATCAAGGAGATCGAGTCGACCGCCGACCGGATCGACCGGGAACTGTGGCGCGAACTCGCCACCACCGGGCTGCTCGGTATCGCCCTGCCCGAGAACCTCGGTGGCGGGGGCGCGGGCCTCGCGGAACTGTGCGTCCTGCTCGAGGAGCAGGGCAGGCACGTCGCGCCGGTTCCGGTGTGGCCGCACGTCCTCGGAGCGCTGGCCGTCAGCGAGTTCGGGACACGGCAGCAGCGGGAAACGCTTGTGCCGTCGGCTGCCGACGGCAGCCGGATTCTCACCGTCGGGCTCGAGGAGTTCGGACCGAATACCCCGGGCGAGCCGTCGACGACGGCGCGCGAGGTGGACGGCCGCTGGCAGGTGCACGGTGCCAAGGCCGCGGTCCCGGTGGCGCATGTCGCCGAACGTCTCCTCGTCACCGCGGCCACCGGCACCGGTCCGGGGCTGTTCCTGGTGGAGCGGGGAGCCGTGGGAGTGACTGCGCAGCAGGCGGAGTCGACCACCCACGAGATCTGCGCCAACGTCACGTTCGACGCGGCTCCGGCGGAGCCGCTCGGCCCGGCGGACGGCACCGCGGTGCGGTGGCTGCTCGACCGGGCGGAACTCGCGGTCGCCGCCCTGCAACTGGGCGTGGGCGAAGGCGCGGTGCGCCGGGCCGTCACGTATCTCAACGGACGCACCCAGTTCGGCCGCCCGCTCGCGACGTTCCAGGCCGTGACCCATCAGCTCGCGGACTGCTACATCGACCTCGAGGCCATGCGCGTCACACTGTGGCAGGCCGTCTGGCTCCTCGCGAACGGGGAAGATCCGGGGACCGCCGTGCTGGTGGCGAAATGGTGGGCCACCGACGGCGGCCAGCGAGTGGTGCACCGCACCCAGCACGTGCACGGCGGAATCGGCGTCGACACCGACTACCCGGTGCACCGGCACCTGCTGTGGGGCAAACAACTCGCCGCCACACTCGGCGGCGCCTCCTCGGACCTGGCCCGTCTGGGTGCACTCCTGGCGGCCGGCGTCGAGGTGGTCGCATGA
- a CDS encoding bifunctional MaoC family dehydratase N-terminal/OB-fold nucleic acid binding domain-containing protein has protein sequence MSELLTRLRAFEGRTIVPATWGPDPVNTPMIRHWAEAMGDTNPVYLDDVAARAVGRAGAVAPAQMLQVWTMRTYADKMSGADPSTVWTELIDTLDEAGFTSVVATDSDQEFFAELRPGDRVSMTEVVESVSAEKRTGLGAGHFVTTLKTYRNGDGEIVGTQRWRTLRFRPAEHPAPRPLRPRPALNDDNAFWFAAAREHRLVIQRCTNCGVLRHPTGPMCGECRSTQWDTVDASGRGTVYTFVVNHHPQIDAFDYPLIVAVIELEEGTRLIANMTGVEPGDVHIGMPVELDWIDADPELTLPAFRPAALEEN, from the coding sequence ATGAGCGAACTCCTCACCCGGCTGCGCGCCTTCGAGGGCCGGACGATCGTCCCGGCCACCTGGGGTCCGGACCCCGTGAACACTCCCATGATCCGGCACTGGGCCGAGGCGATGGGTGACACGAACCCCGTCTACCTGGACGACGTCGCCGCACGCGCCGTCGGCCGCGCCGGTGCCGTCGCGCCCGCCCAGATGCTGCAGGTGTGGACGATGCGCACGTACGCCGACAAGATGTCCGGCGCCGACCCGTCCACGGTGTGGACGGAACTGATCGACACGCTCGACGAGGCGGGATTCACGTCGGTCGTCGCCACGGATTCCGATCAGGAGTTCTTTGCCGAACTCCGCCCCGGCGACCGGGTGAGCATGACCGAGGTGGTCGAGTCCGTGTCGGCGGAGAAGCGGACCGGGCTCGGCGCCGGCCACTTCGTCACCACGCTCAAGACGTACCGCAACGGCGACGGCGAGATCGTCGGCACCCAGCGGTGGCGGACACTGCGCTTCCGGCCCGCCGAACACCCGGCCCCGCGGCCGCTACGCCCGCGGCCCGCCCTCAACGACGACAACGCCTTCTGGTTCGCGGCCGCCCGCGAGCACCGCCTCGTCATCCAGCGGTGCACGAATTGTGGTGTGCTGCGGCACCCGACCGGACCGATGTGCGGGGAGTGCCGCTCCACCCAATGGGACACCGTCGACGCGTCGGGGCGGGGCACCGTCTACACGTTCGTCGTCAATCACCATCCGCAGATCGACGCCTTCGACTACCCCCTGATCGTCGCGGTGATCGAACTCGAGGAGGGCACCCGGCTGATCGCCAACATGACGGGCGTCGAGCCCGGGGACGTGCACATCGGGATGCCGGTGGAACTGGACTGGATCGACGCGGACCCGGAACTGACGCTTCCGGCGTTCCGGCCCGCAGCACTGGAGGAGAACTGA
- a CDS encoding lipid-transfer protein — protein MTSPLSGAAAIVGIGATEFSKNSGRSELQLACEAIVAALADAGIDPSEVDGLSTYTAETNGEVLVARNTGIGELKFFSRIGYGGGAACATVQQAAMAVATGIADVVVCYRAFNERSGVRYGLGQHDRPMDSTADRAAYAWLTPQGLSTPAQWVAMFARRYMHRYGATSEDFGRVAVVARKHAAVNPAAWFSGRPITLDDHQQSRWIAEPLHLLDCCQETDGGQALVVVSAERAKDLRTTPAIVKAAAQGSGKDQHMMASYYRPDITGIPEMGLVGRQLYGQSGLAPDDISAAILYDHFTPLVLPQLEELGFCDPGEAKDFIRDGNLEIGGRLPSNTHGGQIGEAYLHGVNGIAEAVRLIRGTSTTQPEGIGNVLVTAGTAVPTSGLILGRED, from the coding sequence GTGACCAGCCCTCTGTCGGGTGCCGCCGCCATCGTCGGCATCGGCGCTACCGAATTCTCCAAGAACTCCGGGCGCAGCGAACTGCAACTGGCGTGCGAGGCCATCGTCGCCGCGCTCGCCGACGCCGGCATCGACCCGTCCGAGGTCGACGGACTGTCCACGTACACCGCCGAAACCAACGGGGAGGTCCTCGTCGCCCGCAACACGGGCATCGGGGAGCTGAAGTTCTTCTCCCGCATCGGCTACGGCGGCGGCGCCGCGTGCGCCACCGTCCAGCAGGCGGCCATGGCCGTCGCCACGGGGATCGCGGACGTCGTCGTCTGCTACCGCGCGTTCAACGAACGGTCCGGGGTGCGGTACGGACTCGGGCAGCACGACCGTCCGATGGACAGCACCGCCGACCGTGCCGCGTACGCCTGGCTGACCCCGCAGGGACTGTCGACGCCCGCCCAGTGGGTGGCGATGTTCGCCCGCCGGTACATGCATCGATACGGCGCCACGAGCGAGGACTTCGGCCGGGTCGCGGTCGTCGCCCGCAAGCACGCCGCCGTCAACCCCGCCGCCTGGTTCTCCGGGCGGCCCATCACCCTCGACGACCACCAGCAGTCGCGGTGGATCGCGGAACCACTGCACTTGCTGGACTGCTGCCAGGAAACGGACGGCGGCCAGGCCCTCGTCGTCGTCTCCGCCGAACGCGCCAAGGACCTCCGCACCACCCCGGCGATCGTCAAGGCCGCCGCGCAGGGGTCCGGCAAGGACCAGCACATGATGGCGAGCTACTACCGGCCCGACATCACCGGGATCCCCGAAATGGGCCTCGTCGGCAGGCAACTCTACGGACAGAGCGGCCTCGCGCCGGACGACATCTCGGCGGCCATCCTCTACGACCACTTCACCCCGCTCGTCCTCCCGCAACTCGAGGAGCTCGGGTTCTGCGACCCCGGCGAGGCGAAGGACTTCATCCGGGACGGCAACCTCGAGATCGGTGGCCGTCTCCCGTCCAACACCCACGGCGGGCAGATCGGCGAGGCCTATCTACACGGCGTGAACGGCATCGCCGAGGCGGTCCGCCTGATCCGCGGAACGTCGACGACACAACCGGAGGGCATCGGCAACGTGCTGGTGACCGCGGGCACCGCCGTGCCCACCAGCGGCCTGATCCTGGGCAGAGAGGACTGA
- a CDS encoding MaoC family dehydratase encodes MTATLGAPTYETVQIGDRLPESVIPLTRTLIVATALATRDFQDVHHDPSLAVERGSKDVFMNILTTNGLVGRFVTDWAGPHASLRRITVRLGAPNYPGDEMSLTGEVVAKDDGLVTVKIRGANSLGDHTSGTVVVAWTAGGNR; translated from the coding sequence ATGACCGCGACGCTCGGTGCCCCGACCTACGAGACCGTGCAGATCGGCGACCGGCTGCCGGAGTCGGTGATTCCGCTGACCCGCACCCTGATCGTCGCCACCGCCCTCGCCACCCGCGACTTCCAGGACGTCCACCACGACCCTTCGCTCGCGGTGGAGAGGGGATCGAAGGACGTGTTCATGAACATCCTCACCACCAACGGACTGGTGGGGCGGTTCGTCACCGACTGGGCGGGCCCGCACGCGTCGCTGCGCCGCATCACGGTGCGGCTCGGCGCCCCCAACTACCCCGGCGACGAGATGTCCCTGACCGGTGAGGTGGTCGCGAAGGACGACGGCCTCGTCACCGTGAAGATCCGCGGCGCCAACAGTCTCGGTGACCACACATCCGGCACCGTCGTCGTCGCCTGGACCGCGGGAGGTAACCGGTGA
- a CDS encoding acyl-CoA dehydrogenase family protein, with the protein MDLRESPAQRELRRELRAYFAALLPEETRRVAGEEGVGGEHFRDIVRLLGKDGWLGVGWPVEYGGQGRSIGDQFVFFDEVQRAGLPFPFVTVNTVGPTLMKYGTEEQKARFLPGILAGDIVFAIGYTEPEAGTDLASLQTRAVRDGDSWVVDGNKIFTSGANTADYVWLACRTDADAPKHQGISILIVPTDDPGFSWSPISTVGGLTVTSTYYSGIRVGDQDVVGDVDGGWQLITAQLNHERIGLAALGGRTLGLWQQVLDWATQNGALHIPWVQADFARTHAKLEAMRLLNWKMTAAVARDALSGADAGATKTYGTETHVDVYRTLLGILGAAGRLRPGSPGAILAGQIEQISRQSVVNTFGGGVNEVLRDMVGTLGLGLVREKRAK; encoded by the coding sequence ATGGATCTGAGAGAATCGCCCGCGCAGCGGGAACTCCGGCGGGAGTTGCGCGCCTACTTCGCGGCGCTGCTGCCGGAGGAGACGCGGCGCGTCGCCGGTGAGGAAGGTGTGGGCGGCGAGCACTTCCGCGACATCGTGCGGCTGCTGGGCAAGGACGGCTGGCTGGGCGTCGGCTGGCCGGTGGAGTACGGCGGTCAGGGAAGGTCGATCGGCGACCAGTTCGTGTTCTTCGACGAGGTCCAGCGGGCCGGGTTGCCGTTCCCGTTCGTCACCGTCAACACGGTCGGGCCCACGCTGATGAAGTACGGCACCGAGGAGCAGAAGGCGCGGTTCCTGCCCGGCATCCTCGCCGGCGACATCGTGTTCGCCATCGGGTACACCGAACCGGAGGCGGGCACCGACCTCGCGTCCCTGCAGACCCGGGCCGTGCGCGACGGCGACTCGTGGGTGGTGGACGGAAACAAGATCTTCACCAGCGGCGCCAACACCGCCGACTACGTGTGGCTCGCGTGCCGCACCGACGCGGACGCCCCGAAGCACCAGGGCATCTCGATCCTCATCGTGCCGACGGACGATCCCGGTTTCAGCTGGTCGCCGATTTCCACGGTGGGAGGGCTGACGGTCACGTCGACCTACTACAGCGGAATCCGGGTCGGCGATCAGGACGTCGTGGGCGACGTCGACGGCGGGTGGCAGCTGATCACCGCCCAGCTCAATCACGAACGCATCGGGCTCGCGGCGCTCGGCGGACGCACGCTCGGCCTGTGGCAGCAGGTCCTCGACTGGGCCACGCAGAACGGTGCACTCCACATCCCGTGGGTGCAGGCGGACTTCGCGCGCACTCACGCCAAGCTCGAGGCGATGCGACTGCTGAACTGGAAGATGACCGCCGCGGTCGCGCGGGATGCGTTGTCGGGAGCCGACGCCGGTGCCACCAAGACGTACGGCACCGAAACCCACGTCGACGTCTACCGCACTCTGCTCGGGATCCTCGGCGCCGCCGGACGGCTGCGGCCCGGCTCGCCGGGCGCGATCCTGGCCGGTCAGATCGAACAGATCTCCCGGCAGAGTGTGGTCAACACGTTCGGCGGCGGCGTCAACGAGGTGCTCCGCGACATGGTCGGGACCCTCGGCCTCGGACTCGTCCGCGAGAAGAGGGCGAAATGA
- a CDS encoding SDR family oxidoreductase: MTPPTPLDFSDRSVVVTGGTKGIGFVVAEAFLAAGANVLVCGRSEPDRLPAHGDRTAAFRATDVRDHADAAALIDEAVTRFGRLDVLVNNAGGSPDADAATVSPRFVEKIVALNLLAPFTVAQAANAVMQGQSDGGAIVNIGSVSAHDPQPGTAAYSAAKAGLLVLTKALALEWAPKVRINHITTGLIRTESAAAVYGEDGGAAVTRTLPMGRMAVPSDIADACLFLASAQASYVNGADLAVHGGGEYPARYLATHS; this comes from the coding sequence GTGACTCCTCCCACTCCCCTCGATTTCAGTGACCGCTCCGTCGTCGTGACCGGCGGAACCAAGGGCATCGGTTTCGTCGTCGCCGAAGCGTTTCTCGCCGCGGGCGCAAACGTGCTCGTCTGTGGCCGATCCGAGCCCGACCGCCTACCCGCGCACGGTGACCGCACCGCCGCGTTCCGCGCCACCGACGTCCGCGACCACGCCGATGCCGCCGCACTCATCGACGAGGCCGTCACCCGATTCGGCCGCCTCGACGTCCTCGTCAACAACGCGGGCGGGTCGCCCGACGCCGACGCCGCGACCGTCTCGCCGCGGTTCGTCGAGAAGATCGTCGCGCTGAATCTGCTGGCGCCCTTCACCGTTGCCCAGGCGGCCAACGCGGTGATGCAGGGGCAGTCCGACGGTGGCGCCATCGTGAACATCGGCAGCGTCTCCGCCCACGACCCGCAGCCGGGAACCGCCGCGTACAGCGCCGCGAAGGCGGGCCTGCTCGTGCTGACGAAAGCGCTTGCGCTCGAATGGGCTCCGAAGGTCCGGATCAACCACATCACCACCGGCCTCATCCGCACGGAGAGTGCCGCCGCCGTCTACGGCGAGGACGGCGGCGCCGCCGTCACCCGGACCCTGCCGATGGGCCGGATGGCGGTGCCGTCCGATATCGCGGACGCCTGCCTGTTCCTCGCGAGCGCGCAGGCGTCGTACGTCAACGGCGCCGATCTCGCGGTACACGGCGGCGGCGAATACCCCGCACGGTACCTCGCGACGCACTCCTGA
- a CDS encoding AMP-binding protein codes for MKLERTTIARMLLDRRGDDRLGVRTREQDWTWDEVVRASAARGSVASSLRRGGPFHIGVLLENTPEFLFWLGGAALAGATVVGINPTRRGAELEAEIRYVDCQLIVTDTAGMAQLAALDLGLSGDRFLLVDDPAYAELVAAHAVAHPVEDPAVDASTLFLLLFTSGTTGTSKAVRCSQGRLARLAYANTAKYGHVREDVDYCCMPLFHGNALMALWAPALANGATVCLPRKFSASGFLPDVRFFGATFFTYVGKALAYLMATPEQPDDRDNTLVRGFGTEASPEDKTEFVRRFGAELYEGYGSSEGAGSVTLDPNAPEGALGRPANENIVIVDPDTRVEKARARLDEHGRVLNPDEAIGEMIDKAGAARFEGYYKNEDAVADRIRHGWYWTGDLGYVDDAGFLYFAGRKGDWIRVDGENTSALMVERILRRLPKVIATGVYGVPDPRSGDQVMAAVEVSDRTDFDPAEFAAFLADQADLGTKAAPRFVRVSTNLPVTGSNKVLKRTLQEQGWRCEDPIFRWVGRGVPEYHEMTDSEKAALEQEFHTHGRQRFLHV; via the coding sequence TTGAAATTGGAACGCACCACGATCGCCCGGATGCTGCTCGACCGCCGGGGCGACGACCGACTGGGAGTCCGTACCCGCGAACAGGATTGGACGTGGGACGAGGTGGTGCGCGCGAGTGCGGCCCGCGGGTCCGTCGCGTCCTCGCTGCGGCGGGGCGGTCCGTTCCACATCGGCGTCCTGCTCGAGAACACCCCCGAGTTCCTGTTCTGGCTGGGCGGCGCGGCACTCGCCGGAGCCACCGTCGTCGGCATCAACCCCACCCGCCGCGGGGCGGAACTCGAGGCCGAGATCCGGTACGTCGACTGTCAGCTGATCGTCACGGACACCGCGGGAATGGCCCAGCTCGCTGCCCTCGACCTCGGGCTGTCCGGGGACCGTTTCCTGCTCGTCGACGACCCGGCCTACGCCGAACTCGTCGCGGCCCACGCGGTCGCGCATCCGGTCGAAGACCCCGCGGTCGACGCGTCGACGCTGTTTCTGCTGCTGTTCACGTCCGGAACCACCGGCACGTCGAAGGCGGTGCGGTGCAGTCAGGGCCGCCTCGCCCGGCTGGCCTACGCGAACACCGCCAAATACGGACACGTGCGCGAGGACGTCGACTACTGCTGCATGCCGCTGTTCCACGGCAACGCGCTGATGGCCCTGTGGGCGCCCGCTCTCGCCAACGGCGCCACCGTCTGCCTGCCCCGCAAGTTCTCCGCGTCCGGATTCCTGCCCGACGTCCGGTTCTTCGGCGCCACGTTCTTCACGTACGTCGGCAAGGCGCTGGCGTACCTGATGGCCACACCCGAGCAACCCGACGACCGGGACAACACGCTCGTCCGCGGGTTCGGGACGGAGGCGTCCCCGGAGGACAAGACCGAATTCGTCCGACGGTTCGGCGCCGAACTGTACGAGGGGTACGGCTCGAGCGAGGGCGCCGGTTCGGTGACGCTCGACCCGAACGCCCCCGAGGGCGCGCTCGGCAGGCCGGCGAACGAGAACATCGTCATCGTCGACCCGGACACCCGGGTGGAGAAAGCCCGGGCGCGGCTCGACGAGCACGGTCGCGTGCTCAACCCCGACGAGGCGATCGGCGAGATGATCGACAAGGCCGGCGCTGCACGGTTCGAGGGCTACTACAAGAACGAGGATGCGGTCGCGGACCGCATCCGGCACGGCTGGTACTGGACCGGCGACCTCGGGTACGTCGACGACGCCGGCTTCCTCTACTTCGCAGGCCGGAAGGGCGACTGGATCCGCGTGGACGGGGAGAACACGTCGGCGTTGATGGTGGAGCGGATTCTGCGTCGCCTTCCGAAGGTGATCGCCACCGGCGTGTACGGCGTCCCGGACCCGCGGTCGGGCGATCAGGTGATGGCCGCCGTCGAGGTGTCGGACCGGACCGATTTCGATCCGGCGGAGTTCGCCGCGTTCCTCGCCGACCAGGCCGACCTGGGCACGAAGGCCGCACCACGATTCGTGCGGGTGTCGACGAACCTGCCGGTGACCGGCTCGAACAAGGTGCTCAAACGAACGCTGCAGGAGCAGGGCTGGCGGTGCGAGGATCCGATCTTCCGGTGGGTGGGACGCGGCGTTCCCGAGTACCACGAGATGACCGACAGTGAGAAGGCCGCGCTGGAGCAGGAGTTCCACACGCACGGCCGGCAACGATTCCTGCACGTGTGA